From the Roseibium salinum genome, one window contains:
- the nthA gene encoding nitrile hydratase subunit alpha, which yields MSHDHDHDHDHSHLSDIELRVRALETLLTEKGYVDPLALDELIETYETRIGPKNGARVVARAWADAGFRERLLADATAAVAEFGFTGRQGEHLVAVENTNETHNMVVCTLCSCYPWTVLGLPPVWYKSAPYRSRAVRDPRGVLAEFGVTLPEGKQIRVWDSTAEMRYLVIPQRPAGTDGWSEERLAELVTRDSMIGTGLALDPSKPEDAA from the coding sequence ATGTCACACGATCACGATCATGATCACGACCATTCACATCTCTCCGATATCGAGCTGCGGGTGCGGGCGCTGGAGACGCTGCTCACCGAAAAGGGCTATGTCGATCCCCTGGCCCTTGATGAGCTGATCGAGACCTATGAAACCAGAATCGGACCGAAGAACGGTGCCAGGGTGGTTGCCAGGGCATGGGCGGATGCCGGTTTCCGGGAAAGGCTGCTCGCCGATGCCACGGCGGCCGTCGCCGAATTCGGCTTTACCGGTCGCCAGGGGGAGCACCTGGTTGCGGTCGAGAACACGAACGAGACGCATAACATGGTCGTCTGCACGCTGTGCTCCTGCTATCCGTGGACCGTGCTCGGCCTGCCGCCCGTCTGGTACAAATCCGCGCCCTACCGCTCCCGCGCCGTGCGCGATCCGCGCGGGGTTCTCGCCGAATTCGGCGTGACGCTGCCAGAAGGCAAACAGATCCGGGTTTGGGATTCGACGGCGGAGATGCGCTATCTGGTGATCCCGCAGCGCCCAGCCGGAACCGACGGCTGGAGCGAGGAACGGCTCGCCGAACTCGTCACCCGGGACAGCATGATCGGCACCGGTCTGGCGCTCGACCCGTCGAAGCCGGAGGATGCGGCATGA
- a CDS encoding nitrile hydratase accessory protein: MTLPDDVRSMPRLPLDDDGGPVFNAPWEAKVFAMTVQAHQAGVFTWSEWAEALGAKLARDGDGSSETAGYYDHWLDAFEALLTSKGIAGPQQLSELRSAWDDAARATPHGQPIELKRPHG; the protein is encoded by the coding sequence TTGACCCTGCCTGACGATGTCCGATCAATGCCGCGCCTGCCGCTGGACGATGACGGCGGTCCGGTGTTCAACGCCCCCTGGGAAGCGAAGGTCTTCGCCATGACGGTACAGGCCCATCAGGCCGGCGTCTTCACCTGGAGCGAATGGGCAGAGGCTCTTGGGGCGAAGCTCGCCAGGGATGGCGACGGCAGCAGTGAGACCGCCGGCTATTACGACCATTGGCTGGACGCGTTCGAGGCGCTGCTGACGTCAAAGGGCATCGCGGGACCGCAGCAACTGTCGGAGTTGCGCAGCGCGTGGGACGACGCGGCGCGCGCAACGCCTCACGGTCAACCGATAGAGCTCAAGAGGCCCCATGGCTGA
- a CDS encoding methyltransferase family protein: MADMRLKVPPVAVFIVAVLLLGAGAWLLPQLSIAFPGQTILAALLVVAGAILGAQGVLLFRRARTTVNPMTPEAATKLVTDGVYRITRNPMYLGLLSLLLAVAVYLGTLTALVVLPAFVWYMSAFQIRPEEERLIEIFGDDYRDYRGKVRRWI, translated from the coding sequence ATGGCTGACATGCGCCTGAAAGTTCCGCCGGTCGCCGTTTTCATCGTGGCGGTTCTGTTGCTGGGCGCCGGCGCCTGGCTGCTGCCGCAGCTCAGCATTGCCTTCCCCGGACAGACGATCCTGGCCGCACTCCTGGTCGTTGCCGGCGCAATCCTTGGCGCACAAGGTGTTCTGTTGTTCCGGCGAGCGCGGACCACCGTCAACCCGATGACGCCTGAGGCAGCAACGAAACTGGTCACCGACGGTGTATACCGCATTACCCGCAACCCGATGTATCTCGGTCTGCTCTCGCTCCTGCTTGCCGTTGCGGTTTACCTCGGAACGCTGACGGCGCTGGTCGTCCTGCCCGCCTTCGTCTGGTACATGAGCGCATTCCAGATCAGGCCGGAGGAAGAAAGGCTCATCGAGATCTTCGGTGATGACTACCGGGACTATCGCGGCAAGGTTCGCCGCTGGATCTGA
- the nthB gene encoding nitrile hydratase subunit beta, with amino-acid sequence MNGAQDLGGQMGFGPIELEPGEPNFHAEWEERAFAVTLAMGATGSWTLDASRFARRSLPPADYLSSSYYEIWLKGLEKLVVSNGLVTQEELSQGKALVPPKSVKRVLKAGDVAGVLAKGAPVDRPENVPARFKAGDRVRTKRMHPETHTRLPRYARDVEGRIEAVHGVHVFPDTNAHGKGEQPAWLYGVAFRGTDLWGPDTDPDLVLRIDLWEPYLDPA; translated from the coding sequence ATGAACGGCGCACAGGATCTTGGCGGACAGATGGGGTTCGGCCCCATCGAGCTGGAACCGGGCGAGCCGAACTTTCACGCCGAATGGGAAGAACGTGCCTTTGCCGTGACACTGGCCATGGGCGCCACCGGCTCCTGGACGCTGGATGCCTCCCGCTTTGCCCGCAGATCCCTGCCTCCGGCAGATTATCTTTCGTCCAGCTATTACGAGATCTGGCTCAAGGGACTGGAGAAGCTGGTGGTGAGCAACGGGCTGGTGACACAGGAAGAGCTCAGCCAGGGCAAGGCCCTGGTGCCGCCAAAGTCCGTCAAGCGGGTGTTGAAGGCCGGCGACGTGGCGGGCGTGCTTGCCAAGGGCGCGCCGGTCGACCGGCCCGAGAACGTTCCGGCGAGGTTCAAAGCCGGGGACCGGGTGCGCACGAAGCGGATGCATCCTGAAACCCACACCCGCCTGCCGCGCTATGCCCGTGATGTGGAGGGCCGGATCGAGGCCGTTCACGGCGTCCATGTTTTTCCCGATACCAATGCCCACGGCAAGGGCGAGCAGCCCGCCTGGCTCTACGGCGTCGCCTTCAGGGGCACGGATCTCTGGGGCCCGGACACCGATCCGGACCTTGTCCTGCGCATCGATCTGTGGGAGCCCTATCTTGACCCTGCCTGA